A region of the Desertifilum tharense IPPAS B-1220 genome:
AAAGCAAGCCAATTTTGAGAAAAGGTCTATGAGTTTAATCGATCGGATCGGCGAAGAGATCAAATCAGCAATGAAAGCCAAGGACAAAGTTCGGCTAGAGACTGTTCGCAGCATTAAAAAGGTTTTGCTAGAAAAACAAACCAGCGTTCGCGATCCTGAATCTAAGGAACTGAGCGAAGCTGAAGAACTTGAAGTTCTCTCGCAGCTTGCCAAACAGCGGCGCGACTCGATCGAACAATACCGCAGCGCCGGCCGCGAGGATCTCGCTCAAAAAGAAGAGCAAGAGTTAGTGATTATTGAGGAGTATTTACCGCGTCAACTCTCGGATGCAGAGATAGAAAGCGCGATCGCCCAAATTATTGCCCAAGTGGGGGCAACCTCCCCGAAAGATATGGGTAAAGTGATGGGGCCCGCTATGCAGCAACTCAAAGGCAAAGCAGACGGAAAGAAGGTGCAGGACATTGTAAAAGCTAAATTGAGCGGCTAGATTGCGGCAGGGGAAAATCGGCAAAGACCTTGAGACTGCTCTGCCTGCGAACTCCGAGTAGACTAAAAACAGTTGGTACGAACAGAGAATCATGCAACCACCCATTCCCATCGGCACGCTTTTACAAAATCGCTACCAAATCCTAAAGATTTTGGGTCAGGGAGGGTTTGGTCGTACCTATTTAGCAGAAGATAAGGGTCGCTTTAACGAATGGTGCGCCCTTAAAGAGTTTATTCCTCAGCAAACGGGTACCTACGCCTTAGAGAAGTCTAAAGAGTTATTTCAACGCGAGGCGAGTACCCTTTACCAAATTCGCCATCCCCAGGTTCCCCAGTTCCGCGCCACCTTCGAGCAGGAAGGGCGGTTATTTCTGGTGCAAGATTATGTTGAGGGGAAAACCTATCGAGCGTTGCTGGCAGAACGTCAGGCCCAAGGGAGAGCGTTTAGCGAAGCAGAAATCCACAAGCTTTTAGAGCAGTTGCTTCCCGTATTGGCTCAGATTCACGCTCAGGGGATTATTCACCGCGATATTTCACCTGACAATATTATGTGGCGTCAAAGCGATTCTTTGCCGGTTTTAATTGACTTTGGCGTTGTCAAAGAGGTGGTAACGCGCTTTCGGTCTCCAGAGGAGACTGTTCCCCAAGCAACAACGGTCGGGAAAGCCGGTTACGCCCCTAAAGAGCAGATGCAGATGGGGTTAGCGTATCCTAGTAGCGATCTGTATGCGTTGGCGGTGACGCTGCTGGTGTTGCTGACGGGACGAGAACCCCAAGAGTTGTTCGATCCTAATCAAATGAGTTGGCAGATCCCGGTGGGGAATCATCCTCAACTGCGACCCGTTTTAAGCCGGATGTTAAGCTATCAGCCGAGCGATCGCTTTGCCCATGCGAATGAGGTTTTGGCGGCATTGCAGACGCCCCAATCCCCCGCCATTCCGCCCACTCAGCCTTTCCCGGTACAAGCGGCTTCAGAGGTGCCGCCGACTCAGCCGTTTTCGCCGCAACCGCCAACTCCGAGTTATTCTCCGGCCCCTAATCCTTCAGAGATGGCAACGATGGCCGTGGGAGGGCGATCGCAACCGCTGAGTTCTAGAACGCCAACCCCCCCGCAAGGGCCGGTGATTCCGCCGAATTCAACGTCTATTTGGGATAATCCTTGGGCTGTGGTGGGGATTGGGGCAGGTGTCGCTTTAGCGGCGGGATTGGGTTCTTTGGCACTATTTACGGCCGTTCTCGACCGCCCTACGCCCACCCCAACGCCTACGGTGACGGTGACGCCGACACCAACGCCAACGCCGTCTCCCATCGTGACGCCAACGCCAACGCCTGCACCCGTTACTTACGAGCAGTTTTTGAATATTCAACCCAACCGCGTCGCGAATTTAGAAAATCAGATTCGGGCAAATGAAACCGTTCGCTATGCGTTTAATGTTGAAGAACCGAATGATTTTAATGCTTATTTGTCGGGCGAAGGGGTGTTGATGTCGCTGTTTGGGCCCGATGGCGAGGCGTTACCAGGGCGAACGCAAAATGTGTCGATTTGGGAAGGAACGCTTCCGGCTAGCGGCGAATATCGCATTGAAGTTAGACCCGTGCGCGGCATTCAACAAGCGGATTATCAGTTGAATCTCAATTTAATTGCGCCCGAACCGACTCCGGAACCGACTCCCGAACCCACGCCGACGCCTACACCAACGCCAACAGTTCCTCCTCCGGTTGAGGTTGAAGGCGAACAAGTGCGCTTTCCTGCTGGACAAACGGGGGTAGAACGGACGGGAGTAGTGGGGCCGAGTCGAGTTTACCGCTATTCGGTTCGGGGTCGGCAGAATCAGGTGATGACGGTGGAAATTCTTGAAGGAAATGCCCGATTTAATGTGCGCTTTCCGACGGGAGAACCAATCCCGGATGCGGCGGGACTGCTATTCTGGCAAACGCAGTTACCTCAAGGCGGAGACTACCAAATTGAGGTTGTGGCGAATGAGGAGACGGATTTTAGAATTGCGATCGCCATTCAAGAGTAGCGAAACGATTGACAAATTCAACGTCCTGATTTAAGAATGTACAGGTTTAGCTGGACAAGAATTCATGTTTAAATTTAAAAAGCTTCCTGCTTTATTAGGACAAACAGCGATTATCTTAACGATTTCGCTAATCTTTACAGAAGTCGCCTTGAGAATCTATAACAAATTCAATCCTAGTTTCGTCTTTTACGATGCTTCTTACAATCGCTATCGGGGCAAACCCTTTGCGGATGACTATGATTTTCAACTCAATTCTAGAGGATTCAAGGATGTTGAGTTTGAGGTTGAAAAAGCCCCAGACACCTATCGAATCTTAGGAATCGGTGATTCGTTTGCCTATGGAGTGGTTCCTTACGAGCATAATTACTATACTCGTTTAGAAGAAAAGCTGAATCAATCTAATGGGAATTTTGAAGTCATTAATATGGGAATTCCCAACCTCGATCCCAAGGATTATTTAGCAATTTTGATAAACGAAGGCTTGGAACTCAACCCGGATATGGTAGTTCTCAGCTTTTTTATTGGGAATGACTTCTTAAATTCTAAATCAGAAAGACGTAGCTTATATACTTATTCCTACACAGCCTCTTTTGTTAATTTCATCGTTCAACTAGCGCGTAAATATGAAGGGAATGTAATTCACGGCAAGTATGTTTATCAAGATGATACTAAAACCTTAGAAGATGATGCTTTTTTGGCAGTGCAGCAGCATCGCAGCATCCTTTTTTATAAAGATAATAATGGATTTGCAGATGATGTAGAAACAACGTTTGATTATCTCCAGAGAATTCAAGAAATTTGTAATTCCAGAAATATTCAATTAGTCGTTGTCTTAATTCCCGATGAAAACCAAGTCAATCCTGAACTTCAAGCGCAAGTTGTTGAAAGTTTGGGCGGATCGCTGGAATACTATGATTTTGACATTCCCAATCGTCTCTTAACCCAGAAACTTGGACAAGCCAATATTGCTTACTTGGATTTACTCGATCTCTTTAGAACAGAAACCAATAATCAACTGCTCTATAAACCCAACGATACTCACTGGAATATTCCGGGAAATGAGCTAGCAGCGATTGAGATTCATCGGTATCTGAGGGAGCAATTTTTTAACACCTCAGCCAATCACTAAGTAGAAAGATTCAAAATCAAAGTTAAAATTGGGGTAGCGAGTCGTACTGAAGATGCTGATTCCTCTAACCCGTAAGAAATTTGAAGAGCTTATCCCCACCATTGCGACGGGGAACCAGTATAAGCATTACTGGGGAAAATTTCCGGACTTTCTCAGGCGGTTACTGATTTCCGTGATTGGTGTTGTGGTCGCGTTTTTTGCTCGGATTGCTACTTTAGGCAGTAGTTCCGGGATTCTGATTTTTGCGGTTGGGATTACCGTT
Encoded here:
- a CDS encoding GatB/YqeY domain-containing protein, whose product is MSLIDRIGEEIKSAMKAKDKVRLETVRSIKKVLLEKQTSVRDPESKELSEAEELEVLSQLAKQRRDSIEQYRSAGREDLAQKEEQELVIIEEYLPRQLSDAEIESAIAQIIAQVGATSPKDMGKVMGPAMQQLKGKADGKKVQDIVKAKLSG
- a CDS encoding protein kinase gives rise to the protein MQPPIPIGTLLQNRYQILKILGQGGFGRTYLAEDKGRFNEWCALKEFIPQQTGTYALEKSKELFQREASTLYQIRHPQVPQFRATFEQEGRLFLVQDYVEGKTYRALLAERQAQGRAFSEAEIHKLLEQLLPVLAQIHAQGIIHRDISPDNIMWRQSDSLPVLIDFGVVKEVVTRFRSPEETVPQATTVGKAGYAPKEQMQMGLAYPSSDLYALAVTLLVLLTGREPQELFDPNQMSWQIPVGNHPQLRPVLSRMLSYQPSDRFAHANEVLAALQTPQSPAIPPTQPFPVQAASEVPPTQPFSPQPPTPSYSPAPNPSEMATMAVGGRSQPLSSRTPTPPQGPVIPPNSTSIWDNPWAVVGIGAGVALAAGLGSLALFTAVLDRPTPTPTPTVTVTPTPTPTPSPIVTPTPTPAPVTYEQFLNIQPNRVANLENQIRANETVRYAFNVEEPNDFNAYLSGEGVLMSLFGPDGEALPGRTQNVSIWEGTLPASGEYRIEVRPVRGIQQADYQLNLNLIAPEPTPEPTPEPTPTPTPTPTVPPPVEVEGEQVRFPAGQTGVERTGVVGPSRVYRYSVRGRQNQVMTVEILEGNARFNVRFPTGEPIPDAAGLLFWQTQLPQGGDYQIEVVANEETDFRIAIAIQE
- a CDS encoding SGNH/GDSL hydrolase family protein, producing the protein MFKFKKLPALLGQTAIILTISLIFTEVALRIYNKFNPSFVFYDASYNRYRGKPFADDYDFQLNSRGFKDVEFEVEKAPDTYRILGIGDSFAYGVVPYEHNYYTRLEEKLNQSNGNFEVINMGIPNLDPKDYLAILINEGLELNPDMVVLSFFIGNDFLNSKSERRSLYTYSYTASFVNFIVQLARKYEGNVIHGKYVYQDDTKTLEDDAFLAVQQHRSILFYKDNNGFADDVETTFDYLQRIQEICNSRNIQLVVVLIPDENQVNPELQAQVVESLGGSLEYYDFDIPNRLLTQKLGQANIAYLDLLDLFRTETNNQLLYKPNDTHWNIPGNELAAIEIHRYLREQFFNTSANH